From Venturia canescens isolate UGA chromosome 3, ASM1945775v1, whole genome shotgun sequence:
TTGTTTTACGAACGAAACTTGGGGaaatatttgttgaaaaagtttattgaaaaatcttcagtcaataatttttcactaTGGTTGATGTCATCAATATATTatctttcattgaattttaattcatttattgagtatttatttttatattctccTTTTTTACATAAACCATTGAAACGTTGATTTACATACCATGTCACTTGGATGAACATATTAATTCCTAACTGAATTTGGAATGTTCAGTTTCATAATTGGCACCtgcattttgaataaaaatgcagagaatttcaagtgagtattgaaaaattcttcaactACTATTGCACGTGCTTTTCGGTTCAACGTACTCGTATCTTTCACGAAATACCAAAATCAATGAGGGAGGAAGAAATCTTCAAGGGAAACCCAGTGCGGTCATTTTCAGGGCGAATTTGTCCCAATTCTATGACTTGGAATATCACAATCACATCGTTTTCCAAAGacgaaggaaataaaaatgatttcaacaaaAGTGCTTTTTTTATCAGTCGAGGCCTGGAttcgcagtgaaaaaaaattacaggcCTAACGATTTCGCATCCTTTTTATGAATCCATTGAATTTCCCTGGTGGATCGTGATGTGACTGTAAAAACATCGAATTTGGTTTTGCTCTTGTTTCCTGGTCATCCTAGAGTGACCAAACCTATTTATAGTGAAGATTTGATGAGAGTTTCGTAGGTTATCAGACAAAAAACGGTATTTTCCATCACAGAAAAATGCACGGTTTCTAGTTGCCTAGTGGATATATCTGAAGCGTGTAATTCCAAAATTTACCCGTTCGAGCTACAACAGCTGAACATACAAtgagataaaatttattttcaaaagttttatcGCATCTCTAATTTCTTTAAACGCTCTTTTCTTATTCCATCTACTTATTTACGCTCCTCAAAATTAGGTTATGCGCTACTTCATGTTAATATTGCCATTATCAGATACCCTCCACGATCGTATATTCTGGATATTAAATTGTAAAAGCTTTCGTATAGCTTTAATGTTCATATCCTCAATGCAGCGGAATATTTAGTTGAAATAATTATATGAAATTATCTATGTTACGCAGTTTTTCtaacaattaattttttgttttgataCTTAATACGCAACAGCTTCGCGTGAGCTGAAAATATCATCTACGCCTGATATTCAAATTGGGGTAAATATGcaaacattcattttcatattatgAAGATAAAAACGTACGAAAAACATAATACTCTGTACAAATAGCACGTCGCCTCAGGTAACACAATATATTAGACGTTCCACATTCGGAAAATAGAATGATAATTTTTACatcgatttttcttgttttcattgtaacaataaaaaaaaaaaaaaaaaatctaataaaagtGTAGTctggatgaaaattttcatacaaCATGATTTTGTGAGTGATTTTTAGAAATTCATCTTGTCTACTAATAAACATGgagttacataaaaaattttagtgtCGCAGTAAAATACAAAACCAAACTTCTATTGGTTGTATCTTATGTCTCCACCCTCCTCGCTCtaccaaaaaatattattatacatTTGATAATAATAACAGTTGCACGTATTATGAGCGATAAATATTCGTAGAGGAAACTTTTGGATGCGCATTTTTATGTCTTCAATAACTTGGAAACACATGTTGCCCTATCTTTGATATTTCAGGACCTAGTCGGGTGGTGAAATGAGTATATAAAGCGCCCAAACTTCGGCTCAATATCCAATCGTGAACAAACGTCGCAAGGTGAATCTTCAGGCAACTATCACGGTGAGTacttttttaatatatttttttgataatgttgttttattattgttggaatatactttataaaataatatattattCGCTTTCTGGCAAAGAAGAAATagttttataataaatatctttaaggtagatcgtaTATTTTTCCGGTAgtatcgtattttatgggtgtctaaattggttcgatttttcacttcctaattaaagatattatcattctaaattaatttcagaattattaattcaaaatagtaaataaatttcttcaacttatcttttggtgGATGAAATTACaggccattaattaatcggggatccatcacatgactgaaccccaaatatCATTTGTTCCTGCGCGACTAAAATatactataattttttatgtaaaaaatcgctttagagagcgcaaagggaaattgatcaagaaaaaagtattagtaaaaaaataaaaggctatgacaggaatggctcgagccaagaagaaacagaatgctgaaaaaaatttttgccaGACCtccattatatacttcattgctATTGTgttctttttcataaacttcgtaataagagttcattcgttatatggaaagataaacgattttttacgccgtgtatatttttcttcatatatgTATTTGAGCACACGTTATATCATTTCAATACGAATATAAGACGATTATATAatatttgatatgcgtgtcagtcgactatctatttaaactctgtgtaaatttcaaggctTATTCCTTAAGAAAATCTTTTGATGCATGAAAAATgagctttttttaatttcgaagaaattcaatttttttttctttctcttttaagGAAACACTATGTCGAAATCCGCTTTATTCCTTTTGGCTAGCGCCCTCTTGGTGACTGTCGTCTGTTCTAAGACTCAAGTACGTATAAAGGCTTTTATACCTGTAACACCGTGTTcaccaataaaaatttgatctcTCGTTGCAGTTTGTATCTCTTTCGACAGCTAAGACGCCCATTGAAATATGCAAATCGAGAGGATATGCAACGGCCTGTACGGTAATTCATTCCATTCAATAATCTACACTCCTTAACCTCAttggctgaattttcaaatatttttatatcacgCAACCACATTTTCCCTGCTTATTTTCGAGCGTGTCTACGGGACCTAGAGTAGGCGTTTATTCTTCTAAAACTCCTAGAAGTTAAATGTGCTTTTTCAAGTATTCTCCACTTTTACTTCCTGTTTCAACGATTGCGAAAACGCCTATTTTGGGTGTCGCCTTAGACACTCTCGATGAAGCTCAGAAACGTAAATTcgcgtaaatttttttttttacaacattttctaatttattctAGTTTTGAGGCTTTCACGGCCATTATTGTTGAAAACGTTACTGTGTTTAGCTTCGTTTAGACGTTTAGCAAacgtttaattttttaaatttattaattattaataattataaataatatcaacTATTACtaataataacaaaattaATAATGTCAACTAGTCATTAATGATTAATTGGTTAACTTTAATTTTTATAGGCaactaataataatcaatattgCGAAAATTTAAAATGTCGCTCTGCTACATTGGCCGTTGCCCTTACCAGCCAAGCTCCAAATTACATGTGGTGTGGTTCCTCCAAAGTaagtgttttttgttttttttttttccatttcctgTATCTTTTCGTTCTTCTAAAGAGTTCACTGTTCGACTAAAACATTAACGTCCGTTATTACAGACTTGTAAGGACGGCAAATGTGTATCTGACACAACTTACCGGAATCCCGAGGGCTTTTCCCTGACAGTGTGTTAATAAATTCAGAACGGAATTCAGCAGCAGTCATCGCCGTATCTGGAATGAATCCGTCCCCATATGCATTGATATAAAAAAGTCGGTACAAGAAATACGTACcagtcttttttcaactctgTCATTTTGTTTGTCAACATAAACAAATATTGTGTGTTATGCATATCAACGAAGACTGGATTATTTAATTCATCGAACCCTTCTAGCAGTAACGAGccaatatgaattttttaaatcgttttaGAGTGACTACACGCAATAAATTTACAGAGAAACCCTAACACTGGGTTACAGACCCCAAGTTTCAGTTGTGGAGACGTTAGGGTGGAaacaaagaatttcaaatgaaaataagtCAGACgttgagacgaaaaaaaccAAGGAAAATCATCTGGTCCATAGTCATGAGAAGACAAGGGATGTACGATGAAGAAAATCATAAGCACAGAGCACGGAAAGTACAATGTAAAgtgagagaaggaaaaagctGTAAAAAGGTTCAATATAGGAATCTGTAGGAGGGGGAGGGAGGCTGCGGAATAAACTGCAATAagggtacttgctacgtacaagtgacaaaaaaacgaaaaaaaacaagctcTTTTAATGCTCTGAATGAAAAGCACGTCCTTCATCTA
This genomic window contains:
- the LOC122407490 gene encoding uncharacterized protein, which translates into the protein MSKSALFLLASALLVTVVCSKTQFVSLSTAKTPIEICKSRGYATACTATNNNQYCENLKCRSATLAVALTSQAPNYMWCGSSKTCKDGKCVSDTTYRNPEGFSLTVC